Proteins found in one Anabas testudineus chromosome 1, fAnaTes1.2, whole genome shotgun sequence genomic segment:
- the lcor gene encoding ligand-dependent corepressor isoform X2, producing MQRMIRQFAAEYTSKTTQDDPPLPNGTMKDQSLPRVVSLAQAPCSPPRTLPAPSSPPSSASSSPSLTPGPGLSPTSATAAAAASAPACTNSSNGTGTTNGGGGGTAAASAQNPVLSKLLMADQDSPLDLTVKKNQVDPEPSQQDGVLDLSTKKNHSTGNLKTFPGISPESEVEGPSLKEELMPPEVDEEDGLLQRSLQDGLRENYVSSNSFKPPLARSLRIKEELLNQKHLLSQPAALSLANLESAGLLNHGQSHSLFSQKGSSSFWGSKAHLDSLLKLKQASGVLSGALSDLKDLPTFLENHHHGAYSFKSSLHHHHQNQGSKAQHHHNEGKRDPGHSPPVDLKIPQVRGMDLTWDSHASELYSYGTVRAGSGGHGDNSLSRKLRAILPKQNRRGGSLGSLLDGAADYWSSDLDHSSTGPAYSTSDVEGDPSSKQPRKKRGRYRQYNSEILEEAIAVVMSGKMSVSKAQNMYGIPHSTLEYKVKERMGTLKNPPKKKLKLMMKMEAGGQEFPTESENTPIATPRDDSQPLAAAELKDDVKEEFDDNFKPLD from the exons ATGCAGCGAATGATCCGCCAATTCGCTGCTGAATATACCTCAAAAACTACTCAGGACGACCCACCCCTGCCCAACGGCACCATGAAGGACCAAAGCCTGCCGAGAGTGGTGTCTCTGGCCCAGGCCCCTTGCTCTCCGCCCAGAACCCTACCTGCGCCAAGCTCCCCTCCATcgtctgcctcctcctctccatccctgACTCCAGGGCCTGGCCTCAGCCCCACCTCTGCCACTGCCGCAGCTGCTGCCTCAGCACCCGCCTGCACCAACAGCAGCAATGGTACAGGAACCACTaatggtggaggaggaggtacAGCTGCTGCCTCTGCACAGAATCCTGTCCTCAGCAAGCTTCTCATGGCCGACCAGGACAGCCCGCTGGACCTCACAGTCAAAAAGAACCAGGTTGACCCAGAGCCCAGCCAGCAGG ATGGTGTCCTAGACCTCTCCACCAAGAAGAACCACAGTACAGGCAACCTCAAAACCTTCCCTGGCATCTCCCCTGAGTCTGAGGTTGAAGG ACCTTCCCTCAAAGAGGAGCTTATGCCACCAGAGGTGGATGAAGAAGATGGCCTGTTGCAGAGAAGCTTGCAAGATGGACTGAGGGAGAACTATGTCAGCTCCAACTCTTTCAAACCCCCACTGGCCCGCTCACTGCGTATCAAGGAAGAGCTCCTAAACCAGAAGCATCTCCTTAGCCAGCCTGCTGCTCTTTCATTGGCTAATCTAGAGTCAGCCGGCTTGCTTAATCATGGGCAGTCCCACTCTTTATTTAGCCAAAAGGGCTCTTCCTCATTCTGGGGTAGCAAGGCACACCTTGACAGCCTTTTGAAGCTAAAACAGGCTAGTGGAGTTCTAAGTGGAGCCCTTAGCGACCTCAAGGACCTGCCTACATTCCTGGAGAATCACCACCATGGAGCCTACTCCTTCAAGAGTTCCCTCCATCATCACCACCAAAATCAGGGCTCCAAGGCCCAACACCACCACAATGAAGGCAAGAGAGACCCAGGCCATTCACCTCCTGTTGATCTGAAGATACCCCAAGTTCGGGGAATGGACCTTACCTGGGACTCCCATGCCTCTGAGCTGTACAGCTATGGCACGGTAAGGGCTGGGAGTGGTGGCCATGGGGACAACAGCCTGAGCCGGAAGCTGAGAGCTATACTGCCCAAGCAGAATCGCCGGGGAGGAAGTCTTGGGAGCCTGCTGGATGGGGCAGCTGACTACTGGAGCTCTGACTTGGACCACTCCAGTACTGGGCCAGCATACTCCACCTCAGATGTAGAAGGAGATCCAAGCTCCAAGCAGCCAAGGAAGAAGAGGGGTCGTTATCGTCAGTATAACAGTGAGATCCTGGAGGAGGCCATAGCAGTAGTGATGAGTGGAAAGATGAGTGTATCTAAGGCTCAGAACATGTATGGGATCCCACACAGCACCCTGGAGTACAAGGTCAAGGAGCGCATGGGAACCCTAAAGAATCCCCCAAAGAAGAAGCTCAagctgatgatgaagatggaaGCAGGAGGCCAGGAGTTTCCTACAGAGTCGGAAAATACACCCATTGCAACCCCACGAGACGACAGCCAGCCACTGGCAGCTGCTGAGCTCAAAGACGATGTAAAAGAAGAGTTTGATGACAATTTCAAACCACTCGACTAA